In Neodiprion virginianus isolate iyNeoVirg1 chromosome 6, iyNeoVirg1.1, whole genome shotgun sequence, the genomic window TAACCACGTCCACAACAACAGAGAGTACGACCTCCGCATCTTCACCTTCATCTTTCACATCGACGTCaccaacgacgacgacgactcaACAGTCATGGGCTGAGCTTCCGGTGTCTATTTCACCGCACAACAACGAACGAGTTTACGTTGTCACGCCACAGCCGGTGAGAACGTCCAAATCAGAAAAATATGAGGCAATCGAGAGAGCCTACCAGGTGCTACCCCAGGCGGTTAATAATCTGGCATCCGCGTCTGTGAGCGCTCCCGAAGATTCCCCCCTTTGGGGAATTATGGAACACGAAAAATACGCGAGAAACGACGAAAGAAACCCGAACGCTACCGTTCCGATTCTCTATTCCGGACATTCTAAGGCAAGCATTGATTATCCGACCCAGAACCAAGTTTCGCGATTTTAACACGAAAACGCGAAAAACTAGAATACCTCTTACTTGGATAACTCATATCTCATTTTTTCAGGTTTCCAACGCAAAACATTGACCGTCTTGAAAGATGATCCACGACTGCTCAAACTGTCGAAGTAATTTAcgattgaaacaattttcgagTGAACGTGAAGCTTATATAGTATTTATACGTAGATAAAATATCATATTGTGATTTCTGTGCGAATGATTTGTGCATGGTGTAGATGGACAACTTGGGTTGCCTACAATAAGACTGTGTTTTGACATTAATGTAATTGATAACGTAGTTTTTAGTTAGATTATATTAATCCTATGCTTAAAATGTAAATGCGCAATAGTCATATCCTGTGTATATTCCTTGTGCAGCaagttttcctttttcttgcTGAAAAGGACCTAATTGCCAGTTATATAATGTATTGTACACGTGTGCACTCTGCACACATACACTGTAAAGTCGAGATAAGTAAACGGCGAATTttcaagcttcaaaataaCACGTGCCTTTCAAACGTAGACTGTCGTAATCCTCTTCTATCGTTGCTTCTATTAGTCATCAACTTGATCATTTGACAGCTCGACGACGTAAAGATTTACAGCACTAACGTAACTGCTAGTCGCTATCTGCGGAGCGCTTTCTCTGTTCGCCATAAAATCGGTTCAcagtttaattttcattccttgcagttcgtctttttttcatctagaTAAGAAAAATCTCTTATACTGCTTTAACGTGACAAGATTTCTTACCCAAATGGACAAGGAAGCTGAGATGGCTTTtgagttttttgtttcatcctgAGCCGCGTTAGTGACGAGAGGAAGTGAGATCGAGGAATGTTATTCAGACGTGTTGAGCACTTAATATCATGGGAACTCCAAGCCGGAAGTCGATGAGAAAAACTGACATTGTCTTTCCTTCCTCTCGACCACCATTGAGATTCTCTGCGTGTAATTTGACGGCCTACGAAACGTGAGATAAAAACCACAGGGAAACGTAGAAATCCGAAAAAAGTGGTTAAAAAATGTCTGGAGCACCAGTAAAACCTAAGATTAAGTTTTGctgcgtcttttttttttatttttctgtcgCTTATGAGGTTAAGGTGAGTAAATGAGAGAGTCCGTGGGTACCTTAGAGAAGATTTTATTCGCTACGCTGATGATTACCGCTGAAAcaaccaaaataattaaatttttcttttcactgaTGTTCTGTATCCATGCGGTTATGCAAACAAAATAGTAAATATGTATCtgaatgtatatataatgtgtATTACATGCAGGTATGGCGAACCGTGGCCCAGTTAAATAGTGAAAAGAGCCTGAGTTGATAATTCTGCTTCCGTCTTCTACGATGTGATGGcttcatcattattttcagcattctTTGACCGTATACTCATTATCTTACGTACGATTATTTCCAACGTCCACATCATCACGGTGATACTGGTTATCCCGTTTATGAACAGTAAGCACAAGTCGTAGTTTCCCGTCTTGTCCCTCAGAAGACCTACGATGAAACAcaaaaatcacattttctCCCATAGCGGATTTCCAGTATTCTATTAACAGCTATAATAGCACTCCAATGAAATCTTGTCTATAAATTCTGTTGATAATTAGTGAAGTCCCAAGggtatattttgaaaacttacCGAGCAAAGGACCAAGGATTAAAAGTATGATTCCGTTGGTCACCATTTGGATCCCAGTAGCTGACGCGAGTTTTTCTATTGGTATATAACTGGCGAGTGTCAATGACATGTAAACGGATCGAACCCCCTTCGCAACGCCAAGACCAAATCCAATGATCACAACACTTCGGAAATTTCCAGCTAAGAAAAGACCTACAGAGAAAAAACGATACCTCATCTGTAAAGACACCGGGTCACATGTAGTCCTTGGATCTATAAAACTTTGCTCTTTTTAGACCATTACTTACTCAGTCTCGTGGCAATCAGTATGATTAGACTGAGAAGGTACATGACCCTAGGCGGTTGTTTGAGAAACTCCCCAATGAATGGGGCGAGCGCTCTGAAGATCAGATCTGTAATTGCCAGACAGCTCATCACCGTAGCAATCTGCTCCGTGTTCAAGCTCATGTCGCTTAGGATGAAAGGTGTCAGAATTGAAAAGTTCAACTCGGCAAATACCGCTATCGACATGCCGAGCATTATGCTTACGTAGACAGGATCACGAAGTAGGTCTAAATCGAAGAAGACGACCACCGAATGCAGCATGCGACTTATTCTCGACTTCTTGTTTTTGATCTCTTTCTGTTCGCGGTTTCTGAAAATGCGTAGCTACGTACTATCGATAACTAGTTAAGAAGGGCGGGTTGGGACTTACGTCTGCTTATCATCATCATTCTCAAAatcatcctcctcctcgtgAACAGTTTCCACCTTCTTCTTTTGCATCAGGACTTGGGACTCACTAGCCCTTCGCTCATCGTCTTTTCCACCTTCGAATATCTTTATGCTGCTACCCAGATTGATTGTGTCCAAGCTTTTCCCtgcaataattgaaaatttgcgtaAGATCTTGCTGGTGTGGGTGCcacaaaatattcaaactcATCTACAGCTTATCGAAAACTCACCAGAGCTCCACCATTTGTATGTAGGATCGGAACGTTCCACAGGCGTAGTGGTTGTTGACGAACCGTCTACCTGGCTGACACTCCTTCTATATGATTTTTTGGCTGCTTAAAACCGTGGTTATCATATCATTGTCGGCTCTTGTAAGAGACATTAGGCAGTTTATTGCATTTCATAGCGCATTACCTGTATTCACCGTGTAAGTTATTGACTGCTTTCTTGGCACGAGGGTTTCAAAGCCGTAGAGGCTACCGGAATCAACTTCGTGATCAACGCTAGACATGGTAAGTATGCGTTTTCGTTCAGTTGCTACTATGTCCTCGTTAGATCTGCTGATGCTGTGCCGGCTGTTCTTTCTAccttcaaaaattaatttcattcctAGGCGTTAGTTAATTTAGATTCaaggaaattttcatttcatcattttatctTTAACTATTATTCATcatgaagatgaaaaaaatttaatggatttgaacGTAGAAACAAATATAATACTTCAGGAACACGTCATGCTTAAGACGTCATATCAGGCACTTCGCTGGTAATGAAccgtaaaaaatgtaatgaaatgACTATCAGAAACACGGTTCTGAGATTACATCTAACACACGCTTGAATTGTGTTCAATATGACGTATCTTGTAATTGCAAGAAAGCTGATTTGCTCAAAATGGTTCGTCAGACATCTGCGTACCAACCTTTCTGCTCAGTTTCGACGAGCTTTGGCATAGCTTCCGGGTCTGATTCCTGAGTGTCCTCTATCAGATGCCATTCTATTGGCTGCAAAAGAAGAGCTGCTACCACCACGTGAAAACACAAGCCGCCCAAGATTAAAGTTGTTCCCTGTCCTCCATAAGAAAAGGAAATGACacagagaaaaaatgttaattgTTTCCTCGCCTTTGTATCAACAAACTGATACACAATGAAAGAATTCTTTATGCAAATCAGTTCTTCGTTGTTGAAGATACTGCGATACGTACCGTAACATCGTATTTCAACAGCAGAATCGATATTAACTGGGGTACAACAATTGGGCCTAGTCCATTTAGAGTCATCGCCAAGCCCACAGCTCGACCTCTTTTTTTCATGAAGTAGGAGTTCAGAGATAGAGAAAATGCCGAATTCATTACGGAGGTGCTGATAGCTGGAATGTTGATTGAGAGtgagttaattttttcactttccatACTCGTCACAGCAATTATGCTCTACTTTGAACTCACAGCATATAACGCCGTAGGTGATGATGAAGTAAATAAACGAGTTTGCCCAGGCGCAGAGTATTAGTCCTAATGCGTAGAATATGGCTGCACATACCGCGACTTTTCTGCATCCAAAGTAGCGAAGAAGTGGACCATTAGCGAGGCCCAAGGCCATCCCACAAGCGGAGTTAACATTTAAAATAATAGAAATGTCCGTTCCAGACATGCCAAGGTCCGCGCAGGTGCCTCTGAAAAGCAGCCCGAATCCTTGCATTACAGGAATTGTACACATCTGAAGGAACAAGAATTTGGCTAAAACGATTTCTGACTGAAAACCACgtataatttcaatgaaataaaacttaCCCCGTTTATAGCGTAAGCTACAACGATCAGCCACCCCCAACCTCCATCCGGTGGAACAAGCCTTTTCGACATGGTGACTTCACTTCTTTGATTTTTGCACTCACGTTTCTTCATTTcctctatttatttttaaattacagtTCTGACCATTTAGTTTGCCAGTACAGATCATTCGGATATCACGGTTAATAAAATAGCTGTCAAAATGATCTTGTCAATTTTGCAATGATAACATTTCAAGAATCCGACCATGAATAACTATACTCCTTTTTATGGTTAATGGTTTATTGTTATGTCATAAGATACCGGGTCTATCTATTGCAAGACTAGGGCGTGTTAACGAATCTCGAAGGTACGTATGCTTCGTCACGACTCGTAGACCGTTTGAATTAAAGTATTTTCGCATTTACACCTGTTACTGGTGATAAATGATACAATGACTGGTATTATTCACCTTTCGACCGATatctgaataaatttaccGTGTCCAGGTACTGGGCCGATACAAGAGATAAGCTTTCGTCTAATCTAATCGGCTCGCTTATTCTGACCTTCACAGTCGCGTCATAATCTGTAACTACTTTGAAGATAAAAATCTTTGGCATTATTCGACACCAAAACTTGGCGTATCAATTCATAATTCgctgatgaataagaattctcgacctcgtatataatctattatagaatcttggtgatcggtcaattaagtaaacgtaattttagttaacgtttcgatccggatatgggccctcctcagaacgaattatttatttaactgtcaagaacaacaaaaaatttttttataaataataatactagaagtaatcagacattaaatattgtagatgtaatactcttagggctattatatattgttgGTTAGTAAGaacattttgattaattgaaaaaagaatggctttaagtgttatttacctttttttataAGTAAGTGAactaagatgtagtcgaattcacaatttacaattagtggagacaatgttctttgagtgacggtagtcaatgtcaatcttctagttattttacatgtagGAGTTAATAGTTGGAAGTCATTAATTacaaagattaaagaactatgtttcttcacagtcaatatgtcattgtgttaaaaggtttttaaagaaggtctttttggcagtaaaattaatttgcaagtGTCCAAGAAGTGGAGGTAGGCTCTTTATGACTATGTTCCACATGTCTaaccaaaaattattgttggttgaaccgattgggtcaacaggtgaataacgaccgatgggagaaacaaatatgatccagagtgaaggtgaacctaatataaacaattatacagaaaaacaataaatattttgtgaaaaaaatgatgtagAAAGAACTGTGTTAtggggacaaaaaaaatttttttgtatctagttaaggttaaacaatatttgttgtgtgtgcggagattagaggtttgtaaatattacttaaatgttcaacatcttgtctaagattaacGGAATTGGTGTGGCCcacaatgttgcacatttctagtaatagtcttttataataattgtgttcttcacaaaggatgtttgtatTGTCGTAACTAAAAGTATGTTGTTTATCGATACTATGTTTTGTTAGAGCCGTGTGACGTTCTTCAATCTCATATACATTGCGTTGGTGTTCCCTGATTCTGGTGTTAAGGTGGCGGCTAGTTTGACCTATATAAACTTGGTTGCAAtcattgcaaggtattttatacacaatatTGGATCGTTTGCCAATGGGGATCTTATCTTTTCCCGTATCAAAAACTAGTTgtaaatcttttgaattttttccaacaaacttgACATTATGTTTGGCGAATAGGCGGTTCAGAGACTCAAAGAGACCAGATACATATGggatggggatatatgtagtagcaggtctattgttatcgtctgcgggagcagagtcaatattattgtcaggTAAGTTGTTGATGTAGGTGCGTCTCTTATTAATATGTTGGTGTAATAGGccatgagggtaatcattccatcttagtatattgtatatgagcgacaggtttttttcctggaactctgtactaggAAGTTTGATGGCTCGGTCAACTAGGATAatgatggtgcctattttttacagttaaataaataattcgttctgaggagggcccatatccgggtcgaaacgttaactaaaattacgtttaCTTATTTcaccgatcaccaagattctataatagaTAATTCGCTGATCTTGAAAAAtgatctatgaaaaaaaaaatgtcagatttttgattaattttaatgTCTTTTTTCCGCCGTCCCacagaaaattgagaattttaTGCCTAATAGTAACTACTAGCTCAACAAAAGATTCTACTTTGCATAGTAGAAAATAAGTAGGTATTACGCTCTAATGATATACGAAGCGATAAGACGAAGATCAAGCACGCCCAGAGCAAACTCTTGGTGAAGATTTGGTTTATCTCCAACTGACCTACCGGTGGCGGCGTTAATTATTGATTTGTTACcaagtacaaaaaataaaatttattgtactcagcaattgattattttttgtacatatCTCTGTCTggtattataaattaattctaGTAAGATATTATTAGTTACTTGAGGCACGTCATTGGTGTTCAGTTTTATCTTCCGGTTACTCGACTATTTTTTGTTCTCATGATCCCAAAGAGCAAGAGTCCAGTATTCAAGGTCGTACGTGTTGGTGACCCATGGTCGTTAcaaatacacgtatatataatatgctaCCTACAATACAACTGTTAATATTTATAGGTGAAGAGGAACAGCGTTCCTTCTTCGTATGCCAACCGATTAATACTGCTATAGATTTCTTCCGAGATCCGTTTTGGTTAATGTActcatattcatattatatacatcaGGTTCCGAATTCACGATCTATTTCACCGCCGCATCAGACGACTGTTAAAATATCATCAAGACTTCTCAACGTCTCCGGTGCACTCTTCTTCAGCGATCCTCTTCCTCTGCCGCCATTTGGTTATCCATTTTTCGGTAATCCAAGATATGGACGTCATGAACGTGAAGACGTTTAGAAAATGGAGCATCAGGGTATAATCACCGGTCGTATCACGAACCCAGCCAACAACTGGACCCAGGATGAGGAACATGATGCCACTGAAGATGAGTTGCAGGCCAGTAGCTCCTGGCAGCCGATCTAGGGTCACATGCGTCGGAATAACCAGAGCCATGAATATGGTCTTGAATCCTTTTCCTACCCCGATCCATACAGACAGGAACATCATCATCCAGTAGCTGTGCATGTGGGCGAGAACTGAAATAAAGAGGAAAGGATGGAGGCTCGCGTCAGCTTGCAAAGATTACTATTTGCGGAATCTTGGGTCCAGGGCATTACCGGCACGACCAACTGCCATTAGGCAGACAccgaagacgaagaagaactTGTTTTGCCATCCGATGTACCCGGCCACGAACGGTATCAACAGCCTGGTCGCAACGTCAACGCCAGCCAGAATTGACATGGCCATTGCCCTTTCCGTGGGGTCAAGACCGTACTCAGCCAGGATGAAAGGTGTTAACAGGGAGAAATTGATCTCTGCAAAGTTCGCAAACGTCACGCCCATCATCAAGTTCACGTAACTCAGGTCCTTCAGTAGGTCAAGATCGAAGAAGATAACTACCATTTTGAAGAACCGCTTGTACCACGGTGCCCCGGGATCGTACTGAAAGGTGATTTTATCATGCGCCAATGGATACATCGACTCGAATCGTTGCTTAACGCTATTCATTGGTAATCAAGGTATTACTTGAACCGGTTTGTATTCGTTCTCGGTTTCAGCGACTTGATTGTCCGGCGCAGTTTCCGGGGTGTTCACCCTAGTTTCGAAGATTTGAGCCAATCTCCTCTTAACGCACTCCTCGTTGTTGCATTTTTCCTTGTTACAACCTTCGTCCAGGTGTTCACAGGACTCGCTCACCATAACCAACGGGGAATTGATCGCCGATGGTAGATTCGAGAGTTTTCG contains:
- the LOC124308114 gene encoding uncharacterized protein LOC124308114, with amino-acid sequence MKKRECKNQRSEVTMSKRLVPPDGGWGWLIVVAYAINGMCTIPVMQGFGLLFRGTCADLGMSGTDISIILNVNSACGMALGLANGPLLRYFGCRKVAVCAAIFYALGLILCAWANSFIYFIITYGVICSISTSVMNSAFSLSLNSYFMKKRGRAVGLAMTLNGLGPIVVPQLISILLLKYDVTGTTLILGGLCFHVVVAALLLQPIEWHLIEDTQESDPEAMPKLVETEQKGRKNSRHSISRSNEDIVATERKRILTMSSVDHEVDSGSLYGFETLVPRKQSITYTVNTAAKKSYRRSVSQVDGSSTTTTPVERSDPTYKWWSSGKSLDTINLGSSIKIFEGGKDDERRASESQVLMQKKKVETVHEEEDDFENDDDKQTNREQKEIKNKKSRISRMLHSVVVFFDLDLLRDPVYVSIMLGMSIAVFAELNFSILTPFILSDMSLNTEQIATVMSCLAITDLIFRALAPFIGEFLKQPPRVMYLLSLIILIATRLSLFLAGNFRSVVIIGFGLGVAKGVRSVYMSLTLASYIPIEKLASATGIQMVTNGIILLILGPLLGLLRDKTGNYDLCLLFINGITSITVMMWTLEIIVRKIMSIRSKNAENNDEAITS